Part of the Desulfobacterales bacterium genome, ACATTCTCGAAATCGACCGGGGCCGGATGAACGAATGGCTCTCAAGGGGCCTGATCGAAACAGAGCACGAAATTAAAAAAGGATCACGCACCCATAAGGAATATTCAACTGCTGACTTATACGCCATTGCAATTTTTAAGACGCTTATCGAATATGGGCAAATCCCCCGCGACACAGCCTCAAAGGTTGCTAAAGCATGGCGCGATTCTGTTAAAAAATATGGGGTCGAATCCTGCCGAGATCCCATTTTTATTTTGCGCAAAGAGGATGGTTTTGAACTGGCTATGGCCCCTATTCCAATGCAGACATTTAAGGATCAGGGTAGCGGTGCTATTTTTAATTTGTCTGTGTTGCGAAATATGGAGTTAATACGCGATGACACGACGTGGAAAATTATGTTCGTATTAAACATAGGTGTGATTTTGGCAGAGGTTGACGTGCGACTTTCTGTATAATTTTTAAAAACTTATCATAAGTAAGTAAGCTACCAACTTAAAGCTAAGAGGTGTAAAATGCAAATGGAAAAATGGAAAACCCTCACAGAAATGGCGGATCTTTTAAAAGTAAAAAAAAGCTGGGTTTATTCTCAAACTATGCGAACCGGGCCGGGTGCAATCCCCAGAATCAAGATTGGTAGCCGGTTGCGATTTGATCCTGAAGCTGTCGAGAAGTGGATTTTGAAACGGAATATTGATCGGGCATAGGGGGGCGGCATGAAAGTGTCTCAGCAAACAATCGCAAAACTCGAAGATTTTTTGAAGGATTTGCCGTCCGAAGTGTGGGCCAAATGTTCAATTTGCAACGAAACCCTTGTGCATTGGGCCAAAAAGGCAGAAGCGGAAACCGGCGCGGGTACTGCTACGGTTTCAAAAGCGATCGCGGATAAAGTGAACAGTGATGCAGCACCTGGGGATAAAATAAGCTCAGAGGCACTACGTCAAAGGATCATTGGAAAAACAACGGATAAAAATTTATCTGTTCGTTACGAACAGATAAAATCCAAACCGGCGACATGGAGGTGCACGATTTGTAACCGCGAGTATCCGGCAACAACAGAGACGTGCCCGGATTGTGATGGTAGTAATGGCATTGTTTCCTATGCCATGGATTTTGCGGCGTCGGCGATAAGCCAATTAAAACGAATCGAAAAAAGCGACCCGAATCGTGAAGCCGCTTTTTTGAAGGTAGAAGCTTATATCGCAAAAATGCGGGCCGAATAGCAAAAGAAAAGCCGCTGGCAGAGCGGCTTAATGAAATGAAAAATAGGATATCTAACCATGCATCAATCTGAGCAAAAAGTCAATAATTTTTCGATAACGCGGGAAGATGTTCGGGGCGCGTTGAATCGGGCCGTTCAAGCGACCACAAGCAATCAAGCCGCCCTTTGCAAGTTCAAATCCTACCTTAATAATCCACCACAACGCGGACAGGGTTGTCATTCCGGGATCATGTCCGGGGCAAACCTGGGAGTAATTGCCGGGCTACAGCCGGAACAGATCTTCGCGGAAATTCGGGCCGTGCTTGGAGAAAAAACACCGGATAAGGAAATTCAAGAAGCAATCGAAAAAGCGGCGCGTGAATATACCGGCACTGCAAAAATCTATCAGTTCCCGAAGAAAAAACCGCTTGTTCAGGACGGCAAGACCGCACTTCAAAAGATTATCAATGCCGGGAAATTCGATAATGACGCGGATCTTTGGGAAGCTTCGCCTAAGCGGTTGTTTGATGATCCGGCGAAAGATGCCGTTCTATTCTTGCAAACGATGTTTGACCCTGATGATTTGATTTTTATTGGTGATGGCCAAGATTCGGGCATAGTGGGCATGAACATTCTACCCGCTGCCGAATGGGTTGACGCCTTCCAAAAAGGCCGAAGAACAAAGCCCTACCTCATAATCAACCCTCTTGATGGCGTTGAACAGTTGACCAAATCCGGTAAGCCGTCTTTCCGATGCGATGCTAATGTTCAGGTTTTTAAATACTCCATGGCCGAGTTTGACGACCTGTCCCATAGCGATCAAATCCGTTTTTGGAGCGGCGTTAAGCTCGAAATCAAGGCGCTTGTCGATACCGGCGGGAAGTCCATCCATGCTTGGCTTGAAGTTTCTAAATTGGCTGCCGTGAGTACTGCCGATGAATGGGACTCTCAAATAAGGGAGCGGCTCTATAAGCGGGTTTTAACGCCTCTTGGGGTTGATAGTACATGCAGCAATCAAAGCCGTCTAAGTAGGCTTCCTGGGCACTTCCGGGCAGAAAAAAAGAAGATGCAGAAGATCCTTTGGCTTTCCAATGAAGGACAAAAATTATGATTGATGAATTTGAGGCACAGGTTGCCGGGGCGCAGGACGATGAACAAAAAGCCGAAACTCTCGTTTATATTCCCGATTGGAATAACTGCCCAGCAGAGGCAGAAATTCTCTTAAAATTAAACGACACACCAATTTTACACCGGCAAAACCTATGCATGCTGACGGCTGGCGCTGGCATGGGCAAGACTGCTGTCATGCATGCGGCCCTGCCCACAATAATTAGCCCGGAATATAAAACTCTCGGATTGTCAGCTTACGGATGTGGAGCAACGGTCATTGATACAGAACATGATGCCCGTCTTTTCAATGTTTTGTGGCAGCGCTTTATGTTCCGGTCTTGGCTGCTCAGGGGTACGCCTTGTCCGTCAAACATAACTTGGAAAAACATTCGAGCGGTAGAGTCTCTTCCGGCCAGATTGAGCATACTATGGGACGAATTTAAAACCTGCAAGGGGCTGTTAATGATCGATGGCATCGGTGACTTTGTATCAGATCCGAATAACTCCGATGAGTGCACAGCACTGGTCTACAAACTATCGAGCGAAGCACAAAAACACGATGTCGGGGTCCTGCTGTCGTTACATAATAACCCGGTAACCGGCAACGAAAAAGCCCGTGGTGTTCTTGGTTCGGAGCTTTGGAGAAAAGCGCAATCCACACTGATCATCAAGCGCGGAGAAGGTGGAATCAGCCAGGTTACCACAGAATATAGTCTTGGGAAAAACAGACAGAACTCCGATCGGTTGAGCGCTTTTTTTACCTGGAGTGATGACGAGAAAATGCATGTGGCTTGTGATCCGCCCCTCGGAACTGATTCAACCGGCAAATCCGCCAAACAGCAGCAAGAAATCGTTGCGGCATTGCAAGGGGAATATACCCACAGCGAGCTGGTAACTCTTGTAATGAATATTGCCGGCGTTAAAAAACGGCAGGCCGGAAACAAGATTAATAACTTGATCGATCAGGGCCTAATCGAAAAGACTGAAGCCGGGCTATACCGGGAAAAAGTTTTGGAGCATTGGGCAAATGAGATTTAGTGCAATCTTAGTGCAATCTTGGTGCAATCTTGGTGCAATGGCCAGGTGCAATGTTAGTGCAATTTTTAAGTGCAATTTGTGCATATATATATGCACAATTGCACATTGCACTTGCACCCCTCCGGAAAATTGCACTTCAGATTGCACAACACATCAAAAAACATTGGCGATGAAAGGGGCTTGAAAAATGAGTACAGACAATTACGGAAACTACTATTTTTGCGTGAAGGTGCCCAAAACAATTTCACAAAACGGAGAAATCTATTTGTACGCCGACACAGTTAGGACAGACCAAACCGGAAACTTGTTTTTTGAACGAGAAAAAGACGGCGAGATTTTACCGAACGTGGTCTTTGCTGCCGGAAAATGGATTCTGTTTTTTGCGGCGAGCTGTCTTGATGGAAGCGCCGCTACTGTAGAGCATTGGAAGGGTGAAGTAGATCGGGGTTTTGACAGATAAGAAAAGGGCAAAAAATGAAACTTCATTTAATTCCAGAACAAAACGGGCCGAGACTTTCCACGGGCGGCAATCAAAGGCGGGATGTTAACCTGCTGGTACCGCCCCGACGACAACTTGTTAGAAATCAACGCGCGGGTTCAAGATGCGCGGGCAGCATTCGCGGATTACGAAGGCAATTTGATTTGCCAGCCGTTTCATCCTCGAAAACGAAAAGATTAAAAAAATGGAACTTTACACTGAACAACCAAGCCAAGCCGAAATCGACAGCATGCAATCATTTCTCAGTTTTCCCCTGACTGGCGACCAAACGCTTGATGGGAAAAGGGCAATCCGCGAAATCAGAGAACGTTTCCGGACGACAAAAGGTCGTTGCCGGGCAAGAATAATAGCGAGTGCCTGCAAAATCGCGTGGGAAGATATTATTTGGTTCTACCTCTTATATTGCAACAAGGGACAATAGCTTGAATACGTTAGATATTCAATATGTAAAAGTCTTTGACAAGGAGGCACATTGAAAGCACAAAAACCAAATAAACACTTGGAATATTTCCAAAACCCAAATCACACTAAAGCTATCGATCTTGAATGTCTATCGATCATTGGCCGAATATCAAACACTATCAGCGTGTTAGAGTGCACGGACGCGAACAGGCTTGAAGAGTTCAAGCGTAATTGCATGAAATTGTTACAATAATCAACAAAGGAGAAAACAGCATGGCAACAAAGGGCAGTCCGTTTGATTTCAGCGATCCGCAAGGCGTCGACATTGCAATGGTGGCGGTAACTCGAAACGTAGAAAAGCTGCTGGAGTATTTGGTAAAAACACAGGACGGCGGACGTTTCCAAATGCTTCAAACCGGCATTGGACATCTTTTTAAAGAAGCCGCGGCACGGGCGAATGGAGAGGTGACAGATGGCGAATAAACATGGTGAAAAAGAGTTCCGAGCAGACCATAAAGCCATTGATTACGCGCTCTTGGAGGCTTGTGGCCGCGTTGGAAGCCTCCTGTCGGTACTTCAAGAGCGCGGAGACATGGAGCGTCAAGAATCGTTTAAAAAGGCTCTTCGTGAAGCCATTGAAGGATATTGAATAAATGTTTGCATTCTATCGTAATTATCTATATGTATTAATTGGTGACGCCTGCGGGATGTTCGCGTCACAAGTTGGGTGGTTGATTTGCTTCTGGTTGCAAACGGCGAGAGGCTGGGGGCGGCAGGTTGGTGAGAGGCTAAACAGGAAGTGAAACATCGATCCGGCGGAACCGATAAGAACCCGGTGAGAGGCTGGACACGGAAAATCGGTAGTAAATCGGCGGGGCATGTGAAGTAACTAATTAAAAATATAAAGGAAATAATATAATGTTTGGATATTCAGAAGAAAAAGAACAAATCGCAGCCCTTGAGAAAGCTTTGGGCGATTTGCAAGAGAGAGTAAAAGCCGAACGTCGGACAATGACGAATTTTGAATCTGGGCTAGCACGCGACATCTCTTCCAAGATTGAAGATCTGAAAATGTCGCTGCCAAACGAGCCGCTGACGCTGGAAAGAAATTTTCGCAATTTTTCGAGCAGAAGCACCGGTGGCTTTACGAGTTTTGGCGAGCAAATGGCGGCGATCACCTCGGCGTCAATCCCGGGCGGGCGGCAAGATCCGAGGCTTTTCAATGCTACCGGCTTAGGGGAATCTGTCCCCTCCGACGGCTCTTTCCTGATTCAGCAGGACTTCTCGAATCAACTGCTGGCGGATATCTTCGACACTTCGCAGCTGGCAAGACGCTGTCGGCGGATTCAACTATCAGGCAACTCAAACGGCATCAAAATCAACGGGTTCGATGAAACTTCACGAGCGACAGGTAGTCGTTTCGGTGGTGCGCGTGGCTATTGGGTTGACGAAGCTTCGGAGATTACGGCCAGTAAACCGAAGTTCAGAAGAATAGAACTTTCCCTCAAAAAGTTGACGGGCTTAGTCTACGCCACCAACGAAATGCTTGAAGATTATCAAGCACTTGGCGAAGTTCTACGGTCTGCGTTTACTGCTGAATTGCAGTTCATGTTGGACGATGCGATCATGAACGGCACGGGGGCAGGACAACCGCTTGGCATTATGAATGCCGGTTGTCTCGTATCCGTTGCGGCGGAGGATGGGCAAGCATCGGCTACCGTTTTGGCGGAGAACGTCTTTAAGATGTATGCGCGATTACTTCCCGGTTCTGAGCGGTCGGCGTGTTGGGTCATTAACAAAAACGTTCTGCCGCAACTTTTTAGCATGTCCGTAGCGGTCGGGACCGGCGGTGGGCCGGTGTTTATGCCGAGTGGTGGTATTAGTGGAAAGCCCTACAACAGCCTGTTGGGGTTGCCGATAGTGATCGCGGAACAGGCTCAAACTCTCGGAACCGCTGGGGATATCGTGTTGGCTGACTTCTCGAATGGCTACATTTTGGCCGAGAAAGGCGGAATTCGAACGGAAGTAAGCATCCATGTAAAATTTGTCTACGATGAATCCGTGTACCGCGTGGCATATCGCGTTGATGGGCAACCCGTCAGGGCCAGCGCGTTGACACCGTTCAAAGGTAGTGACACCTTGTCGCACTTCGTGGCTCTCGCCACCAGGGCGTAACAATCCGGCCTGGGTATGCCGAAAAACTGCCCACTGTTGACCCCGTGCCGGGCGGGCCGAAATCGGGTTCCCGGATGCGACCAGGCGCAGGTGTTGCATCAAAAACAACAGCGCACGTCATGCCTCCTCAGGGCGTGCATCGGGGCCTGGTCTCTCTTCTCGAGGCTGGGCCTTACTTTTTTGGGAAACTATCACATACGATAGGTCGCTGAGCGGGCGTTCAGTTTTGACGGGTAGGGGGGGGCGAAATCATATCAGATCGACGAGCCGCTAACCGGAGCGGCAGGAGAACGCGTGAGGCCGTAATTTTTTCACTTACAAAAAAGGGGAATTAAAATGGGACAAGAATCACCTAAAAATCTAAGCACAGAAGCGTCACGGTTATGGGAAGCCATCGTTTCCGAATATGAAATTGATGACTCAATAGGCCTTGCCATTCTATGCCGGGCCTTGGAATCGTTTGACCGTATGAGAGAGGCGCAACGTGCCATTCAAGAGCACGGCGTTGTTTTTGTAGACCGTTTCAACCAGATCCGAAACAATCCTGCAAACGCGGTGGAACGAGACAGCCGGGCGGCGTTTCTGGCATCGTTGAAACAGCTAAATGTTGACGTTGAGATTGCACCGTCAAAACCTGGGAGGCCTCCGGGATGACAACTTTTTCCGTTGTACGAAAGGCCAGAGGCAAGAGAAAAAGCTATACGGAACTAACAGCCCGCCAGATTGAGCACCTGATTTATGGCTGGTGTTTGGGAAATTCTTTTCCGTTCGATTCCGAAGATCATCGGCGCGAGTGCTGGTTGGCAAATCGTGAGCATCTAATGTCGATACCAGGGGGCGGATATGTTCCGGGGGTTTTCGGTAGCCGAACTATAAAAAAAAATTATCGCCCTGATGGGTTAGGATATGATCGAAAAGGCCGCCCCGGCAAGAGGCGTGCAAAAAATTATTGACACCTGCTTCCGGCAATGGTGGCTCGGGGATTGGTGGAACGCCTGCAAGTGGGGGCGATGGCCGGGCCGCTTGTGAGGGGTTGGGGATAAACCATGAAACAGCCATGAAATGTGGTGTTGTATCAAAAGCGTTTCAACCCTTCCGACGTCGGAATGGTTTAAGATTTTCACACCATGCCGAAGTCTGCCCGATCCCCGAAGAAGACATGCAGGATAGGTTGCCGGGGCATGTCAGGACAAGGGCGCCGATCGTGGCGCGGTGGCCATTTCCTGAAATGGGTTGAGGGGTGCTTTCCTTGGATGACTCACAGAACGGCTACCAACTGGATGTCTGTTGCCGAAACCTTTAAATTGGAAACGGTTTCCAATTTCACAAATTTTCAAGCCAAAGCCCTCTACCTATTAGCCGCACCCTCAACGCCGGAACCGGCACGGGTTGAGGGGTGCTTTCCTTGGAGCCATAAAACCGCAAACAAAATGATGGCAGTAGCGGAGACCTTCAAATTAGAACATTATTCCAATTTGAACATCCAATCATCCGCCCTCTACCTACTCGCGGCGCCATCAACCCCCGAACCAGCCCGGCAAGAGGCGTGCAAAAAAACATTGACACCAGCTTTTGGATTGTGTCATGTTGGCTTTATCCTAAATCCATGTACGGCAGTCAGTCCGTTATCTGGCATTTTTATTTAGTAGATCCGAAATTATTTTGCGCTATGCTGCCGGGTTCCCGAAAGGGCCGGAAGTCTTACATGGACTTAGGACAGCTACGGCGCATTTTGTTTTGGGAGGGAAAAATGACACCTTTAAGAATCAGAATTTCAGACGCAACCACAGCGATACAGGCGGCAACAGAAAGAGTTCTGGCATTACAGGGCTATAACAACGACCGAAGCGAACCTAACCTAATCACTGACAGCGTTATTTTATCGGTCAGAGATTTCCTGACAGAGGCACAACGACAGCTTGATGAAGTTGAACGGCTGGTTGTCGGAAAGGAGGTGGACGCATAATAACCTGTCTCGAGTTGAGACAATGACCGCCTCTTCGGGGGCGGTTTTTTTGTTGCCAGAGCACCAATGGTTAAGGTAAGGCTTATGTATGGCTATCAGGAAACGCACATATAAAGACGGTTCAACGCGCTATATGGTCGACTTTTACGATCAGAAAGGCGTAAGGCAACGCGAAACGCTGCCAGGAGGGACAACCTATAAGGATGCGAAAGAAAAGCTACGTGGCTATGAGATAGCCGCTGATAAAGGTGTTTATGTTCCTGATGCCGAACGGCTGTTTTTTGGAATGGTGGCGGCTGATTGGGTGCTTTACAAAAAAGATAAGGTCAGATTTTCTACGTGGTCTGTCCTTGACGGCCATATCCGAAACCACCTTCAGGATTTTGAAGGAATCAAAATTGATAAAGTATCCGTAGCCCGGATTGAAAAGTGGATATCTGCCAAACGTGAAGATGGAATGAACGTTGTAACACTTCGCAAGGTGCTGGTCACTCTCGGACAGATTTTTAAATATGCCTTCAGACATAAATATGTAGCGGTGAATCCCATGTTGGCGCTTGAGGCTGTCACGGCGCCGAGCACCACAAAGCCGGAAATGGTTGTTTTAAAGCCAGAGCAGATCCGCTCGTTATTAGATGCAACGACCAGCCAGAAATACAAAATGTTATTCCGTTTGGCGGTGTTTTCCGGTTGTCGGCAAGGTGAGCTATTGGGGTTAAAATGGCCTGATGTTTTATGGGAATCAAATCAGATTGCCGTCAACAGGACTTTCAACAATGGCCGGTTCTATGACCCAAAGACGGCAGGGAGTCGGCGTCGTGTTGACCTGGGGCCGGATACCATGCTTGAGTTGAAGCGGTGGCAGATCGCTTGCCCGCCCAACGAGATGGAGCTGGTTTTTCCGAACGATGCCGGAAATCCAATAAATCATAACAATATGGTTAACAGGGCTTTTATTCCCGCATTAAAGGCGGCGGGTTTGCCGGTTATCCGCTTCCACGCGCTACGGCATACCTACGCCAGTTTGAAGATCCGCCAGGGCGCAAACATTAAATACATACAAGAGCAGATGGGGCACTCGAAACCGACGATCACCTTGAACGTGTACGCTCATTTGTTCGATGCCAGCAACGCGGAATCGGCACAAGGTCTTGAGAAGATTATATTTGAGAAGTAAAAATTTGTGCCTATTTTGTGCCTAAAATTAAAAAAAAAGGCCAAAAACAACGCAAAACAGAATGGAATGAAAAGGCGTTTTAATCCAATAAATCCAAGACAATATAGAACAAAACAAAACAACCTAAAATAGGCTGAAAAGCACGGATTCACCTTCACACGGTAGAAGTCGTTGGTTCAAATCCAATACCGCCTACCATAAAAAAATAAGAGGGTAAAACACATGTTTTACCCTCTTTGCTTTTAAAAACACCGCCGTTTATCAAAGGGGGTAATCAATTTAAGAGGCAAAGTCATCTCGGTAGTTGATTTAAGAATCAGGTTCGGCATGGAATCGATAGCCTATTCCGATCGAACCTGCATTGTGGTCGTGGAAATCGAAGGCGCTCCCAGCCGTATCCTTATCGGCAGTATCGTTGATTCCGTATCGGAAATGTTGAATATCAAAGACGAAGATATTGAAAATGCGCCGACGTTAGGCGCCAAACTGAATACCGAATCTATTTTGGGAATGGCGAAAATGGAGGGCGGCCTTAAAATCCTTTTGAATATCGATCATGTTCTTGATGTGGAAAAATTAGCCCGGTTTCAAGAAATGGATTAGCCCTCATTCTTTTTCGCGTGCCCTAACTATCGGCGGGCTCTTTGGGTGGGAACTTAAAAAAGGGAACGCCTTCTTCCTGTAACGTTTTTTCTTCCGCTTGGGTGCTGTACCCGCGAATGTTCCGCTGCTCGGCCACACCGTAATGCATCTTTAATGCCTCCTTGGCAAAGTCGGCGCCCACATTGTCGAAGTTTTTTTCAACAAAATCCAATAACTTTGCACCAAGCGCCGCGAGTTCGTCGGCATGACGCTTCTGCGGAGACGCTTCGGTGGCACCTTTAATGGCAAATGTCGAGAGCGCCTTGCTGATGTCGCCATCATTACAAACGGGACAAGTTAAGAGCCCCTTATCTTTTTGAAACTCAAAATCCCGATTGTCGTCAAACCATCCCTCGAAGGTGTGCCCAAATGCGCATTTTAAATCAAAAACGATCATTATGATTCCCGAAAAAGCAACAATATCCACTAACGTTTTCAAAAGAAACAGTTGACAGATTTGTTTTTTTTCAACACAAAAGAAGATTGTTTTATCCGGTTGTTATGCTATCATTTTAGTTTTAGTTATTCTCGTGCGATATTTTTCGTTCGTCAAGTAAGCCTATTTTCAATGAATATATGGAGCACACCCATGACATATGTCAAGCCCCTTGCCTGGACCATCATCCTTTTTTTGTCCTTTACCCTTTCCGCGGCCGCTAAAACAAAGTATGTCGCCGATATTAGAGAAATAACGCTAAGAACCGGGCCTGGTACCGAATATAAGATATCCGCTTTTATTCCTTCGGGTAACCCCCTGACGGTAATAGAGGAAGCGGACACTTGGACAAAGGTGCAAACCAGCGACGGAAAAGAAGGATGGGTGCTGAGCCGATTTATTCAAACGGAATTACCCAACAGTATAGTACTTAAAAAACTCCAAACCCTTCATGACGTTCTCGTTACCGAAAAAGCGGGCTTGGCCACCGAGAATGAACTGCTAAAAACAAAAAACAAAGAAATGGAAGCCGATTTAGCCGGCATACGTGAAACCCTAAGCCGTGTGGAAACCGACTATGAAACCTTAAAAAAAGAGTCGGCCGATTTTATCGCACTTAAAGCCAAACTAAAAACTTCCACGGCGTTGCTGTCAGAAGCGCAGGAAAAGGCGATACAATATGAAAAGGACTATACCCGTCTTTACAATGATCAACGGATCAAGTGGTTTCTTTTCGGCGCGGGCGTTTTGCTGCTGGGGATTATCATCGGTTACGGTGCAAAGTCGCAACGAAAAAAATCTGTGCTGAGATAGATCCGGCTACGGGAAACATACTCAAAACCCCGTATGCCCATCGACAAGAAAGATTTGTTTAATCCTTTCAGCGGTGCCTTTGGGAATGAATAGGACATGATATACAATACGGATTTTCTGGTTATCGGCAGTGGTGTCGCAGGGCTGACTTTCGCACTCAAAGTCGCCCGGCACGGATCTGTGGCCATTGTTACCAAAAAAGAAATCACGGACAGCAATACCAATCAGGCTCAAGGGGGGATTGCGTCCGTGTTCGATGCGCTCGATTCTTTCGATCTTCACATTCAAGACACCCTGGCCGCGGGCGATGGGCTGACCAATCCGCTTGTTGCGGAACTGGTCGTAAAAAACGGGCCGGACAGAATTAGAGAGCTCATCGCCATTGGCGCCAAATTCAATATTGCGGAAAAGAACACTGAAGACAAGGATGCACCATCCCTGGATTTGGGAATGGAAGGCGGTCACTCCAAGCACCGAATCGTTCATGCCCAGGACATGACCGGCAGAGAAATTCAACGGGTGCTGATGGCCCAGGTTCGAAAAAATAACCGGATCAGCGTGTTTGAACACCATATCGCCATCGATCTGATTACATGCTCTACCCGCATCAAACGCGGCTCCATCACCACCTCGCATGAAGATATCTGCTGCGGCGCCTATGTGTTAAACAGCAAAACGCGGGACGTCATCACGTTCAGCGCCCCCATAACCTTGCTTGCGACCGGCGGGGCCGGCAAAGTCTATCTTTATACCAGCAATCCCGACATTGCCACCGGAGATGGCATTGCCATGGGGTATCGTGCCGGCGCAACGGTAGCCAACCTCGAATTTGTTCAGTTTCATCCCACCTGTCTGTATCATCCGGGCGCTAAAAATTTTTTGATCTCCGAAGCACTTCGCGGAGAAGGCGGCATTCTGATCAATGCGCGCGGCAAGGCGTTCATGGAAAAATACGACCCCAAACGGGATCTGGCATGCCGGGATGTGGTCGCGCGCGCCATTGATACAGAGCTTAAAAAAAGCGGGGACGATTCCGTATT contains:
- a CDS encoding phage major capsid protein, with amino-acid sequence MFGYSEEKEQIAALEKALGDLQERVKAERRTMTNFESGLARDISSKIEDLKMSLPNEPLTLERNFRNFSSRSTGGFTSFGEQMAAITSASIPGGRQDPRLFNATGLGESVPSDGSFLIQQDFSNQLLADIFDTSQLARRCRRIQLSGNSNGIKINGFDETSRATGSRFGGARGYWVDEASEITASKPKFRRIELSLKKLTGLVYATNEMLEDYQALGEVLRSAFTAELQFMLDDAIMNGTGAGQPLGIMNAGCLVSVAAEDGQASATVLAENVFKMYARLLPGSERSACWVINKNVLPQLFSMSVAVGTGGGPVFMPSGGISGKPYNSLLGLPIVIAEQAQTLGTAGDIVLADFSNGYILAEKGGIRTEVSIHVKFVYDESVYRVAYRVDGQPVRASALTPFKGSDTLSHFVALATRA
- a CDS encoding tyrosine-type recombinase/integrase, with the translated sequence MAIRKRTYKDGSTRYMVDFYDQKGVRQRETLPGGTTYKDAKEKLRGYEIAADKGVYVPDAERLFFGMVAADWVLYKKDKVRFSTWSVLDGHIRNHLQDFEGIKIDKVSVARIEKWISAKREDGMNVVTLRKVLVTLGQIFKYAFRHKYVAVNPMLALEAVTAPSTTKPEMVVLKPEQIRSLLDATTSQKYKMLFRLAVFSGCRQGELLGLKWPDVLWESNQIAVNRTFNNGRFYDPKTAGSRRRVDLGPDTMLELKRWQIACPPNEMELVFPNDAGNPINHNNMVNRAFIPALKAAGLPVIRFHALRHTYASLKIRQGANIKYIQEQMGHSKPTITLNVYAHLFDASNAESAQGLEKIIFEK
- a CDS encoding chemotaxis protein CheW; this translates as MRFGMESIAYSDRTCIVVVEIEGAPSRILIGSIVDSVSEMLNIKDEDIENAPTLGAKLNTESILGMAKMEGGLKILLNIDHVLDVEKLARFQEMD
- a CDS encoding DUF1178 family protein; its protein translation is MIVFDLKCAFGHTFEGWFDDNRDFEFQKDKGLLTCPVCNDGDISKALSTFAIKGATEASPQKRHADELAALGAKLLDFVEKNFDNVGADFAKEALKMHYGVAEQRNIRGYSTQAEEKTLQEEGVPFFKFPPKEPADS
- a CDS encoding TIGR04211 family SH3 domain-containing protein yields the protein MTYVKPLAWTIILFLSFTLSAAAKTKYVADIREITLRTGPGTEYKISAFIPSGNPLTVIEEADTWTKVQTSDGKEGWVLSRFIQTELPNSIVLKKLQTLHDVLVTEKAGLATENELLKTKNKEMEADLAGIRETLSRVETDYETLKKESADFIALKAKLKTSTALLSEAQEKAIQYEKDYTRLYNDQRIKWFLFGAGVLLLGIIIGYGAKSQRKKSVLR
- the nadB gene encoding L-aspartate oxidase encodes the protein MIYNTDFLVIGSGVAGLTFALKVARHGSVAIVTKKEITDSNTNQAQGGIASVFDALDSFDLHIQDTLAAGDGLTNPLVAELVVKNGPDRIRELIAIGAKFNIAEKNTEDKDAPSLDLGMEGGHSKHRIVHAQDMTGREIQRVLMAQVRKNNRISVFEHHIAIDLITCSTRIKRGSITTSHEDICCGAYVLNSKTRDVITFSAPITLLATGGAGKVYLYTSNPDIATGDGIAMGYRAGATVANLEFVQFHPTCLYHPGAKNFLISEALRGEGGILINARGKAFMEKYDPKRDLACRDVVARAIDTELKKSGDDSVFLDISHKKPDFIKTRFPNLYQNCLKFGIDMTREPIPVVPAAHYMCGGVVTDRVGQTDIYGLYAIGETACTGLHGANRLASNSLIEALVYAHTAAGHAVENLAAAKLKALPESPEWDEVSTTDSDEVIMVSHNWDEIRRFMWNYVGIVRSNKRLERALRRIEIIQNEIREYYWDFKVEAGLIELRNIAAVAELIIKCAQHRKESRGLHYSIDYPKRDDERWQKDTVLKRPFAF